A window of the Bacillus sp. A301a_S52 genome harbors these coding sequences:
- a CDS encoding amidohydrolase family protein, which yields MRKIFDSHLHIIDPRFPLIKNHGFLPESFTCEDYRKRVDNLQIVGGAVVTGSFQGFDQTYLIDALQTLGENFVGVTQLPYDTSDEDIIELNNVGVRALRFNVQRSGNDVLSKLNVFARRVYDLVGWHVELYIDSKFLPEVTTTLESLPAVSIDHLGLSNEGLKSLYNLVDRGVRVKATGFGRGNLDIGKTLKSIYAINPSALMFGTDLPSTRAKRPYDHSDIELIYSALPTNQAENVLYKNALDWYLTKK from the coding sequence ATGAGAAAAATTTTTGACTCCCACCTTCATATTATTGACCCACGGTTTCCGTTAATAAAAAATCATGGTTTTCTTCCTGAATCTTTTACTTGTGAAGATTATAGGAAAAGAGTTGATAATTTACAAATAGTTGGAGGAGCTGTTGTAACAGGGTCTTTTCAGGGTTTTGACCAAACCTATCTCATTGATGCCCTACAAACTTTAGGAGAAAATTTCGTTGGAGTAACGCAACTACCTTATGACACCTCAGATGAAGACATTATAGAACTCAATAATGTTGGGGTGAGAGCCCTTCGCTTTAACGTTCAACGAAGTGGAAACGACGTCCTATCTAAATTAAATGTTTTTGCAAGGAGGGTGTATGACTTAGTAGGCTGGCATGTAGAATTGTATATTGATTCTAAATTTTTGCCGGAAGTAACCACTACTTTAGAAAGTCTCCCTGCCGTTTCAATCGATCATTTAGGTTTATCTAACGAAGGCCTCAAAAGCCTTTACAATTTGGTAGATAGAGGGGTAAGGGTTAAAGCAACAGGCTTTGGTAGAGGAAACCTTGATATTGGAAAAACATTAAAATCCATTTATGCTATAAATCCATCCGCTCTTATGTTTGGAACTGATTTACCTTCAACAAGAGCTAAACGGCCCTATGACCACTCTGATATTGAGTTAATTTACAGCGCTTTACCAACCAATCAAGCTGAAAACGTCTTATATAAAAATGCATTAGATTGGTATCTAACAAAAAAATAA